One stretch of Serinicoccus hydrothermalis DNA includes these proteins:
- a CDS encoding S-(hydroxymethyl)mycothiol dehydrogenase, which translates to MPQTVKGVIARSKGADVEVVDIVVPDPGPGEAVVKVEACGVCHTDLHYREGGINDEFPFLLGHEAAGTVEAVGEGVTEVEPGDFVILNWRAVCGQCRACAKGQPWYCFATHNAGQKMTLAEGDEMAGAELSPALGIGAFVEKTLVHAGQCTKVDREASAVAAGLLGCGVMAGFGAAVNTGGVTRGDSVAVIGCGGVGDAAIAGASLAGATTVIAVDVDDRKLETARSFGATHTVNSKEKDPVEAIQELTGGNGADVVVEAVGRPETYKQAFYARDLAGTVVLVGVPTPEMEVTLPLLDVFGRGGALKSSWYGDCLPSRDFPMLIDLYRQGRFDLDAFVTERIGLGDVEAAFDKMHGGDVLRSVVVVDEAAAAGGGSPA; encoded by the coding sequence ATGCCGCAGACCGTCAAGGGCGTCATCGCCCGCAGCAAGGGGGCCGACGTCGAGGTCGTCGACATCGTCGTGCCCGACCCCGGCCCGGGGGAGGCGGTGGTCAAGGTCGAGGCGTGCGGCGTGTGCCACACCGACCTGCACTACCGCGAGGGCGGCATCAACGACGAGTTCCCGTTCCTGCTCGGTCACGAGGCCGCCGGCACGGTCGAGGCGGTGGGCGAGGGCGTCACCGAGGTCGAGCCCGGTGACTTCGTCATCCTCAACTGGCGCGCGGTCTGCGGCCAGTGCCGGGCCTGCGCGAAGGGCCAGCCGTGGTACTGCTTCGCCACGCACAACGCGGGCCAGAAGATGACCCTCGCCGAGGGCGACGAGATGGCGGGCGCCGAGCTGAGCCCGGCCCTGGGCATCGGCGCCTTCGTCGAGAAGACGCTGGTCCACGCCGGCCAGTGCACCAAGGTCGACCGGGAGGCCTCGGCCGTCGCGGCGGGCCTGCTCGGCTGCGGCGTCATGGCCGGCTTCGGGGCGGCCGTCAACACCGGCGGGGTGACCCGCGGCGACTCGGTGGCCGTCATCGGCTGCGGCGGGGTCGGCGACGCCGCGATCGCCGGGGCCTCCCTGGCCGGCGCCACCACGGTCATCGCCGTCGACGTGGACGACCGCAAGCTGGAGACCGCGAGGTCGTTCGGCGCCACGCATACCGTGAACAGCAAGGAGAAGGACCCGGTGGAGGCGATCCAGGAGCTCACCGGCGGCAACGGCGCCGACGTCGTCGTCGAGGCGGTGGGGCGCCCGGAGACCTACAAGCAGGCGTTCTACGCCCGCGACCTGGCCGGCACCGTCGTGCTCGTCGGGGTGCCCACCCCCGAGATGGAGGTGACGCTGCCGCTGCTCGACGTCTTCGGGCGGGGCGGTGCGCTGAAGTCCAGCTGGTACGGCGACTGCCTGCCCAGCCGCGACTTCCCCATGCTCATCGACCTCTACCGCCAGGGGCGCTTCGACCTCGACGCCTTCGTCACCGAGCGGATCGGGCTCGGCGACGTCGAGGCGGCCTTCGACAAGATGCACGGCGGCGACGTGCTGCGCTCGGTCGTGGTCGTCGACGAGGCCGCCGCGGCCGGCGGAGGGAGCCCGGCATGA
- a CDS encoding MBL fold metallo-hydrolase codes for MSARIDHGTTSGTFELDGGSWEVDNNVWLLGDDTECVVIDAPHDAQAIADLVGDRTVRAILLTHAHSDHVDAALDLRERTGAPLHLHPDEAPVWELTHPDARWDTDLADGERIEVAGVTVEVLHTPGHAPGACCFHVPELGVVFSGDTLFQGGPGATGRSFSDFDVIVESITDRLLTLPEDTVVHTGHGDTTTIGEEKPHRQEWIDRGH; via the coding sequence ATGAGCGCGCGCATCGACCACGGCACGACGAGCGGGACCTTCGAGCTGGACGGCGGCTCGTGGGAGGTCGACAACAACGTCTGGCTGCTCGGCGACGACACCGAGTGCGTCGTCATCGACGCCCCGCACGACGCGCAGGCCATCGCCGACCTCGTCGGCGACCGCACGGTGCGGGCGATCCTGCTCACCCACGCCCACTCCGACCACGTCGACGCCGCCCTCGACCTGCGTGAGCGCACCGGCGCGCCGCTGCACCTGCACCCCGACGAGGCGCCGGTCTGGGAGCTCACCCACCCCGACGCGCGCTGGGACACCGACCTCGCCGACGGTGAGCGGATCGAGGTCGCGGGCGTCACCGTCGAGGTGCTGCACACCCCCGGGCACGCCCCGGGCGCCTGCTGCTTCCACGTCCCCGAGCTGGGGGTGGTCTTCTCGGGGGACACCCTCTTCCAGGGCGGCCCGGGCGCGACGGGCCGGTCCTTCAGCGACTTCGACGTCATCGTGGAGTCGATCACCGACCGGCTGCTGACCCTTCCTGAGGACACCGTGGTCCACACCGGCCACGGCGACACCACGACGATCGGCGAGGAGAAGCCGCACCGGCAGGAGTGGATCGACCGGGGGCACTGA
- a CDS encoding PH domain-containing protein, translated as MRRLAWGLAFFAVLFLLLAAWEVVDGNLGEAAWRAVFGGVVGLQAWMTLSTRTTADTTGLRLRQPPSRTVHLAWDDVVDVEVRREPKMLARVVVETVDGREIRPPMVPVEDVEELRSWWLAARRPEEHGLADDGGPARDE; from the coding sequence ATGCGCCGTCTGGCATGGGGCCTGGCGTTCTTCGCCGTGCTGTTCCTGCTCCTGGCCGCGTGGGAGGTGGTCGACGGCAATCTGGGCGAGGCTGCGTGGAGGGCCGTCTTCGGGGGAGTTGTTGGTCTGCAGGCGTGGATGACCCTGAGCACGCGCACGACCGCCGACACCACGGGACTCCGGTTGCGGCAACCGCCGTCTCGCACGGTTCACCTGGCCTGGGACGACGTCGTCGATGTCGAGGTGCGGCGCGAGCCGAAGATGCTCGCGCGCGTCGTGGTCGAGACCGTCGACGGTCGGGAGATCCGTCCACCGATGGTGCCCGTCGAGGACGTCGAGGAGCTCCGCTCGTGGTGGCTCGCCGCGCGCCGACCGGAGGAGCACGGGCTCGCGGACGACGGCGGGCCGGCCAGGGACGAGTAG
- a CDS encoding YidC/Oxa1 family membrane protein insertase → MPPPLETRVFAFLDPLLIHVHDLLAVLDEWLPPALVIILVTLAVRFALHPMNRGLARGTVRRRDLQPRIAQLRSEHQGDPRALQQAILELHREEGVSPLPGCLPILIQIPIFSMIYRLFNSPQIDGRHNELFDHTFLGVGLSDHLFTAGAGDRWVFFVLIGLTVLVAAFASRQMRRHMAQDRERLAALDPGARERLTDAQRAMQDSMEQMTKVLPMLSFLTVLAVVSLPLAAGLYLVTSSIWGLLERASLRRISAPPPAPAG, encoded by the coding sequence GTGCCCCCGCCCCTGGAGACCCGCGTGTTCGCCTTCCTGGATCCTCTGCTCATCCACGTGCACGACCTGCTCGCCGTCCTCGACGAGTGGCTGCCACCAGCCCTGGTCATCATCCTCGTCACCCTCGCGGTGCGCTTCGCCCTGCACCCCATGAACCGCGGCCTCGCGCGCGGCACGGTCCGCCGCCGCGACCTGCAGCCGCGCATCGCCCAGCTGCGGTCCGAGCACCAGGGCGACCCCCGCGCGCTCCAGCAGGCGATCCTCGAGCTGCACCGCGAGGAAGGGGTCTCGCCGCTGCCGGGCTGCCTGCCCATCCTCATCCAGATCCCGATCTTCTCGATGATCTACCGGCTGTTCAACTCCCCCCAGATCGACGGCCGGCACAACGAGCTCTTCGACCACACCTTCCTCGGGGTGGGGCTGTCCGACCACCTGTTCACCGCGGGCGCCGGTGACCGCTGGGTCTTCTTCGTGCTCATCGGCCTCACCGTGCTCGTCGCGGCCTTCGCCTCCCGGCAGATGCGGCGGCACATGGCGCAGGACCGCGAGCGGCTCGCCGCGCTCGACCCCGGCGCGCGGGAGCGGCTCACCGACGCGCAGCGGGCGATGCAGGACTCGATGGAGCAGATGACCAAGGTGCTGCCGATGCTGTCCTTCCTCACCGTGCTCGCCGTGGTGTCGCTGCCGCTCGCCGCCGGCCTCTACCTCGTCACCAGCTCGATCTGGGGGCTGCTGGAGCGGGCCAGCCTGCGGCGGATCAGTGCACCGCCACCCGCCCCCGCGGGCTAG
- a CDS encoding TIM-barrel domain-containing protein — protein MPIVHENDRCRLTALTPHLLRIEWSPTGTFTDAPTQTVVDRDLWPADRGEPALHVEPWRGGVRVVSHGFDVRYDGADPSPAGLSVQARGGLTSYHSTWRFGEPVESPLPGTTRTLDDADGAVPLEPSILSRGGIGVLDDSAALVRTGPGLTDLAPREPGAVDLYVFAHGLDFRGALRDFHALTGPVPRVPRFVLGNWWSRYHPYSAQEYAALLDRFEADRLPLSVAVIDMDWHLVDVDPQIGSGWTGYTWNRDLFPDPQAFLDDLHRRGLAVTLNDHPADGIRRHEEAYPQMAKVMGIDPAGGEPVEFDPTSERFWRAFFEHVAGPLTEQGVDFWWIDWQQGTHTALPGLDPLWLLNERHFAQQEADGRRPLVFSRYAGPGSHRTPIGFSGDTLISWESLAFQPVFTASAANIGYGWWSHDIGGHWHGAKDVELAVRWVQLGVWSPVNRLHASASPFQGKEPWRFGPEGERLMGEALRLRHRLLPYLATMAERTAAAGISLVEPVYHRHPDRDEAYAHPASFFFGEDLLCAPVVTPRLPGLGLAATTLWLPPGDWFDVQTGRRYAAGAHGRTVTAYRDLGHTPVFARAGTVLPLSAGEPVNGVDLPEHLDVVVFPGADGEHVLVEDDDGPEATRRVARTPLRWDDASSRLDVGTVEGDAALLPEGRTYTVRVNDAPDVLGECFALLDAAEVGHHAKERAWAVLRRGLGDGGAGAARAADELRSVDLDDGLVGALTEIVTAS, from the coding sequence ATGCCGATCGTCCACGAGAACGACCGCTGCCGCCTCACCGCCCTCACCCCGCACCTGCTCCGGATCGAGTGGTCCCCGACCGGGACCTTCACCGACGCGCCGACCCAGACGGTGGTCGACCGCGACCTCTGGCCGGCCGACCGCGGCGAGCCGGCGCTGCACGTCGAGCCCTGGCGCGGCGGGGTGCGGGTGGTCAGCCACGGCTTCGACGTCCGCTACGACGGCGCCGACCCCTCCCCCGCGGGGCTGAGCGTGCAGGCCCGCGGCGGGCTCACGTCATACCACTCCACCTGGCGTTTCGGGGAGCCCGTGGAGTCGCCGCTGCCGGGCACGACGCGGACCCTCGACGACGCCGACGGGGCGGTGCCGCTGGAGCCCTCGATCCTGTCCCGCGGCGGGATCGGGGTGCTCGACGACTCCGCCGCGCTGGTGCGCACCGGGCCCGGGCTCACCGACCTCGCCCCGCGCGAGCCCGGCGCGGTCGACCTCTACGTCTTCGCGCACGGCCTCGACTTCCGCGGTGCGCTGCGCGACTTCCACGCGCTGACCGGGCCGGTGCCGCGGGTGCCGCGCTTCGTGCTCGGCAACTGGTGGAGCCGCTACCACCCCTACTCCGCGCAGGAGTATGCCGCGCTGCTGGACCGCTTCGAGGCCGACCGGCTGCCGCTCTCGGTCGCGGTCATCGACATGGACTGGCACCTGGTCGACGTCGACCCGCAGATCGGGAGCGGGTGGACCGGCTACACCTGGAACCGCGACCTCTTCCCCGACCCGCAGGCCTTCCTCGACGACCTGCACCGGCGCGGGCTCGCGGTGACGCTCAACGACCACCCGGCCGACGGGATCCGCCGGCACGAAGAGGCCTACCCGCAGATGGCAAAGGTGATGGGCATCGACCCGGCGGGCGGGGAGCCGGTGGAGTTCGACCCCACCTCCGAGCGCTTCTGGCGCGCCTTCTTCGAGCACGTCGCCGGGCCGCTCACCGAGCAGGGCGTCGACTTCTGGTGGATCGACTGGCAGCAGGGCACGCACACCGCGCTGCCCGGGCTCGACCCCCTGTGGCTGCTCAACGAGCGGCACTTCGCGCAGCAGGAGGCCGACGGGCGGCGGCCGCTGGTCTTCTCCCGGTATGCCGGGCCTGGCTCTCACCGCACCCCGATCGGCTTCAGCGGTGACACGTTGATCAGCTGGGAGTCGCTGGCCTTCCAGCCGGTCTTCACCGCGAGCGCGGCCAACATCGGCTACGGCTGGTGGAGCCACGACATCGGCGGCCACTGGCACGGCGCCAAGGACGTCGAGCTCGCGGTGCGCTGGGTGCAGCTCGGCGTGTGGTCGCCGGTCAACCGGCTGCACGCGAGCGCCAGCCCGTTCCAGGGCAAGGAGCCGTGGCGCTTCGGCCCGGAGGGCGAGCGGCTCATGGGCGAGGCGCTGCGGCTGCGGCACCGGCTGCTGCCCTACCTCGCGACGATGGCCGAGCGGACCGCGGCGGCGGGCATCTCGCTGGTCGAGCCGGTCTACCACCGCCACCCGGACCGTGACGAGGCGTATGCCCACCCGGCGAGCTTCTTCTTCGGCGAGGACCTGCTCTGCGCGCCGGTGGTGACGCCGCGGCTGCCCGGGCTCGGGCTCGCTGCGACGACGCTGTGGCTGCCGCCCGGCGACTGGTTCGACGTGCAGACCGGGCGGCGCTACGCCGCGGGCGCGCACGGGCGGACGGTCACGGCATACCGCGACCTGGGGCACACCCCGGTCTTCGCGCGGGCGGGCACCGTGCTGCCGCTGAGCGCGGGCGAGCCGGTCAACGGCGTGGACCTGCCCGAGCACCTCGACGTTGTGGTCTTCCCCGGCGCCGACGGCGAGCACGTGCTCGTCGAGGACGACGACGGCCCCGAGGCGACCCGCCGGGTCGCCCGCACCCCGCTGCGCTGGGACGACGCCTCCTCACGGCTGGACGTCGGGACGGTCGAGGGCGATGCCGCGCTGCTCCCCGAGGGCCGCACCTACACGGTGCGGGTGAACGACGCGCCGGACGTGCTGGGCGAGTGCTTCGCGCTGCTCGACGCCGCCGAGGTGGGGCACCACGCCAAGGAGCGGGCCTGGGCCGTGCTGCGGCGCGGGCTCGGCGACGGTGGCGCCGGGGCGGCGCGGGCCGCCGACGAGCTGCGCTCGGTCGACCTCGACGACGGGCTCGTCGGCGCGCTGACCGAGATCGTCACGGCGAGCTAG